TGTACTTGAAGCGCTACAGGCAGCGCCTGATTTCGAAATAGCCGGAGTAGTTCGTCGTGCAGGAGCAGAGAACAAGCCGGAAGAGTTGGCAAACTATGCAGTAGTCAAAGATATCAAAGAGCTGGAAGGAGTGGAAGTGGCCATCCTCTGCACACCGACCCGCAGCGTTGAGAAATACGCGAAAGAATATTTGGCAATGGGAATCAACACGGTGGACAGCTTCGACATCCACACAGGCATCGTTGACCTGCGCCGCACGCTGGATGCCACCGCCAAAGAGCACAAAGCCGTATCCATCATCTCCGCAGGATGGGATCCGGGAAGCGACTCGATCGTACGCACCATGCTCGAAGCAATCGCTCCGAAAGGCATCACTTACACCAACTTCGGTCCCGGCATGAGTATGGGACACACCGTAGCCGTAAAAGCGATCGACGGAGTGAAAGCCGCCCTCTCCATGACGATCCCTACTGGAACGGGAATCCACCGCCGCATGGTATATATCGAACTGAAAGACGGATACAAGTTTGAAGAAGTAGCCGCAGCCATCAAGGCAGACCCTTACTTCGTGAACGACGAGACACATGTAAAACTTGTGCCCAGCGTAGACGCACTGCTCGATATGGGACACGGTGTAAATCTGACTCGCAAGGGAGTTTCCGGTAAAACGCAGAATCAGCTGTTCGAGTTCAATATGCGCATCAACAATCCGGCACTGACCGCACAGGTACTTGTGTGCGTGGCACGCGCTTCCATGAAGCAGCAACCGGGGTGCTACACCATGGTAGAAGTCCCCGTCATCGACCTCCTTCCGGGCGACCGCGAAGAGTGGATCGGACACCTGGTATAATCTTTTATCCGCATAACTGAAATAAAAATGAGGTTGTGTCAAAACGCTGGCACAACCTTTTTTTATGCACAAAGCCCAGACTTTCACAAGCCCGGGCTTTGTTATTACCCAAAGTTTTTGTATCTTTAGGCATAAAGTTTTTCGTTATGGCAAAGTTACATTTTCGTCCTTACATTCCCAACCAAACAGTTCTTTTTCCCGGAAGAATTGATGAAAACATAGCAGCGAACGATCCGGTTCGCATAGTTCATACTGTTGTTGATAATCTCAATCTTGACAATTTCAAGAAGCTTTATAAAGCAACCGGTCGTTGTCCTTATCATCCTAAAATGATGCTTAAGGTGATTATTTACGCCTACATGAACAATATCTATTCGTGCCGCAAAATAGAGAAGCTTCTCCTACGTGATATTCATTATATCTGGCTTTCCGGTAATGAACATCCGGATTTTATTACCATCAACCGTTTTCGAAACCGTGTAAAAGAGGAAATAAATACTGTATTCACGCAGTTGGTTCTTGTCCTTGCCGACAAAGGTTTCATCAGCCTTGACGTAGAGTATATTGACGGTACCAAGATTGAGTCGAAAGCCAACAAATATACTTTTGTCTGGCGCAAGACAGTCGAAAAGAACCGTACAAAGCTGATGGATAAGATCCGCATTCTCCTGAAGCAGGTGGATGAAGTCATAGCCCAAGAGAACTCCATGAAAGATACACCCGTAGAGTTCACTCCCGCCATGCTCTCAGATATAGTGAATGAACTTAAAGAGGTGCTGGAACACCAGCCTGTAACAAAGGACAAGGAACAAAAGAAGGTCATCCGGGAAAAGAAGAAACAGGTCCGGGAACTTGAGGAGTACCGTGACAAGTTGATAGAATACGACAACCATCTTGATACTCTTGGAGAACGCAACTCCTACTCCAAGACCGATCCTGATGCCACCTTCATGCGCATGAAAGAAGACGCCATGAGAAACGGACAGACCAAACCCGGATATAATCTGCAAATAGGTACCGAGAACCAATTCCTCATAGACTTCCGACTGTTTCCCAACCCAACCGATACACTGACCCTCATACCTTTCTTCCACTCCTTTGAGCAACGCTATAACCGCTTACCAACTGTCGGTGTGGCAGACTCCGGTTACGGCTCGGAAGAAAATTATCGGTTCATGCAAGATAATGGGATAGAAGCCTTTGTCAAGTACAACTACTTCCATAAAGAACAGCGTCCCCGTTATACCCCCAATCCATTCCATGCGGAGAGTCTCCATTACAATGCGGGGGAGGATTATTACGTTTGTCCTATGGGGCAGCACATGAACCGTATAGGAACCAGACGTGACAAAACAGCAAGCGGATACATCACCGAAAGTGCCCGGTATAAAGCACAAAGATGTGAAGGGTGTCCTTTGTGTGGCAGTTGCTTTAAAGCTAGGGGGAACCGTATGATAGAAGTCAACCACCGGTTAAACCAATACAAACGGCAGGCACGGGAAAGGTTACTCTCGGAAGAAGGCATCAGGCATAGGGGAAGGCGATGTATAGAACCGGAAGCAGTTTTTGGACAAATGAAACACAACATGGCATACAAAAGGTTCCGGCATGTGGGAGAAGACAAGGTTACAATGGACTTTGCCTTCTTTGCTATAGCTTTTAATATCAAAAAGATGTGTACAAAACTACTAAAAGCAGGAAAGAGAAGGAGTGCACACACTATATTTATCTTTATCAGACCACGTGTGACTCAAAATACGACGAATATTAAGCCTTATTACCTAATTACTGAAAAAATAGTCGCATAGACAAAAAAAGAGGAACGACTATTTTATATTAAAAAAAGAAGGGGATGTGCCTTAGTTTTGACACAGCCCCATTTTTTTTATCTTTGTCGGAGAAGACAAAACACACTCGATATGAAAAGACTATTCATATTCTCAACATTTCTGTTATGCTTGCTATCGACTACCTTTTCACAGCAGTCCGATAACACGATCAAACCGAATCTGAAGTACGGAAAACCCTCCAAGGAAGAGCTCACCATGACCAGCTTTGCTCCCGACACCACCGCAACGGCGTATGCCGACATCCAGATACCTTATTACTCCAACGGACGCAATCCGACACTGAAAGAAAACGTCAGCCAGCTTGCGTTATTCCTTGATTTCCGAAAACAAGTAGCAAAACAATTTAATAACAAAATTATAATAAAGAGAATATGAAGATATACAAAAAGAAAGAACTTCCCAGACATGAGGAAGAAGAGTTTTCAGTCATAGTACTGACTTGTGACGAACACGGAGAAACCAATCTTGGGTTTTATAACTTTGACACGGAAGATTGGAGTTTTCTTTCGGAAGCTGACCAAAGTTATAGAGACTCTGAATTTGTATGGATATACCCACCAGCCAATCAGATGAAAGAGTTTTTGATAAAATCAATCAAAGCTGAACGCGAATCAGCTCCACCTTCATCGAAGGAAAACTGGTTTAGAAAGAAAACCCAACCTATTAAAAAGAAAATCACTCTGGCTTTCAAGAAAAAATAAAAGTGTACCTTTGCGGCTCTAACCAAAGCCGAAAGGAAACATTGGAAAATAAAAGATACAATAACGTCGAAGAATGGGCAAACACGCTCAGTCACGGAGCAGGTATACTGCTTGGAGTCATAGCCGGCTATTTCCTGCTCGCGAAAGCGGCGGCGGGTGCCGAACCGAAGTGGGCGGTAGCTTGTGTAACCGTCTACCTGTTTGGCATGCTGTCTTCTTATGTCAGCTCCACCTGGTATCACGGCAGCCGTCCGGGTAAGCTGAAGGAATTGCTTCGCAAATTCGATCACGGGGCTATCTATCTGCACATTGCGGGGACGTACACTCCGTTTACACTGCTCGTCATGAGGCACGCAGGCGGTTGGGGATGGGGAATTTTCTCTTTTGTCTGGCTGTCGGCTATCGTCGGTTTTATACTGAGTTTCAAGAAACTGAAAGAACACAGTAATCTGGAAACCGCTTGTTATATAGCTATGGGAGCCTGCATCCTCGTGGCTATGAAGCCTTTGATGGATCATTTAGCAGAGATGGGAGCCGGTCCGGCTTTTTGGTGGCTGATAGGCGGAGGAGTTTCGTATATCATCGGGGCAGTGTTCTATTCGCTGCGCAAGCCATATATGCACGCTACGTTCCATCTGTTCTGTTTGGGAGGAAGCATAGGGCATATCATAGCGATCTGGCTGATATTGTAAGTAAAAGAAAGCCGTCAGGCAGAGTTCATCATTTCAATACGATGCTTCATCATTCAACACAAAAATTTCTTCCACCGGAACCCCGAAATAACGTGCTATCCTCAGCGCAAGGACAGTAGAGGGAATAAACTTTCCGGTCTCTACCGTATTGATTGTCTTTCGGGTTACTCCAATGGCTACAGCCAGTTCTTCCTGGCTGATATTCTTCATCGCCCTGTAGACCTTTATTTTATTGAGCAGTTCTTTATTTTCCATCTTTATAGGGATTATACAGAAGCAATCTTCTTATTTCTGAGAAAAGCATAGCTACCACCACTATAACCAGAGCACCCATACGTACCGAGAGATTAAAAAAATCTCCAAAGCAATAAACTAATAATCCCATTTGCATAGCCGCATAAAAGCCTGCTGTCAAAGCCTTAGAATTATAGTCCGAATATATTTCACTATCTAATGCTCCCATTAATTTCTTATCTTTCTTTATTCTCTCCAAAATATCGGAAGCTCTTATCGCTACAACGACATACAGCAAAACTGCAAATGCAAATATATACCATGTCTCTCCCAAAAATCCCTTTCTGCCAGTATCAAGACAAAATGTCTCCCACATTAATACTCCCATAAACAACATACCGACAATCGTCCGCATCAAAAGAGCATTAAACCTTTTAATCTCCATTTTCTCAATCGTAATATTTTCCATAACCATAGAATTTAGTCCATATTCTTATTTTTAAGTTTCACCCATAGGTTCCAAAAAGAAACCTTTAGGTTACAAATATAGATATTAAAAACTATATTCCAACCAATCATCCATCTATTTTTTAATTCTTCCGTTTTTGTTGAA
This sequence is a window from Bacteroides thetaiotaomicron VPI-5482. Protein-coding genes within it:
- a CDS encoding diaminopimelate dehydrogenase, coding for MKKVRAAIVGYGNIGHYVLEALQAAPDFEIAGVVRRAGAENKPEELANYAVVKDIKELEGVEVAILCTPTRSVEKYAKEYLAMGINTVDSFDIHTGIVDLRRTLDATAKEHKAVSIISAGWDPGSDSIVRTMLEAIAPKGITYTNFGPGMSMGHTVAVKAIDGVKAALSMTIPTGTGIHRRMVYIELKDGYKFEEVAAAIKADPYFVNDETHVKLVPSVDALLDMGHGVNLTRKGVSGKTQNQLFEFNMRINNPALTAQVLVCVARASMKQQPGCYTMVEVPVIDLLPGDREEWIGHLV
- a CDS encoding IS1182-like element ISBthe2 family transposase — translated: MAKLHFRPYIPNQTVLFPGRIDENIAANDPVRIVHTVVDNLNLDNFKKLYKATGRCPYHPKMMLKVIIYAYMNNIYSCRKIEKLLLRDIHYIWLSGNEHPDFITINRFRNRVKEEINTVFTQLVLVLADKGFISLDVEYIDGTKIESKANKYTFVWRKTVEKNRTKLMDKIRILLKQVDEVIAQENSMKDTPVEFTPAMLSDIVNELKEVLEHQPVTKDKEQKKVIREKKKQVRELEEYRDKLIEYDNHLDTLGERNSYSKTDPDATFMRMKEDAMRNGQTKPGYNLQIGTENQFLIDFRLFPNPTDTLTLIPFFHSFEQRYNRLPTVGVADSGYGSEENYRFMQDNGIEAFVKYNYFHKEQRPRYTPNPFHAESLHYNAGEDYYVCPMGQHMNRIGTRRDKTASGYITESARYKAQRCEGCPLCGSCFKARGNRMIEVNHRLNQYKRQARERLLSEEGIRHRGRRCIEPEAVFGQMKHNMAYKRFRHVGEDKVTMDFAFFAIAFNIKKMCTKLLKAGKRRSAHTIFIFIRPRVTQNTTNIKPYYLITEKIVA
- a CDS encoding PAQR family membrane homeostasis protein TrhA: MENKRYNNVEEWANTLSHGAGILLGVIAGYFLLAKAAAGAEPKWAVACVTVYLFGMLSSYVSSTWYHGSRPGKLKELLRKFDHGAIYLHIAGTYTPFTLLVMRHAGGWGWGIFSFVWLSAIVGFILSFKKLKEHSNLETACYIAMGACILVAMKPLMDHLAEMGAGPAFWWLIGGGVSYIIGAVFYSLRKPYMHATFHLFCLGGSIGHIIAIWLIL
- a CDS encoding helix-turn-helix transcriptional regulator, which gives rise to MENKELLNKIKVYRAMKNISQEELAVAIGVTRKTINTVETGKFIPSTVLALRIARYFGVPVEEIFVLNDEASY